The Dethiosulfovibrio peptidovorans DSM 11002 genome has a window encoding:
- a CDS encoding tyrosine-type recombinase/integrase — protein MTSFSSILGQFLSYLSLELGESQNTCKAYRVDISQWNDFCSRSGRDPVASDSDLYGKYVHYMRSIDLAPATIQRKCAAVRTWINFLVVEGYVSDDVPMPPLPDRPKRLPQLLTEGEVSRLLGACDGDPMGYLDFRDRAILETLYGCGLRASELCSLKLRDLQFERASMIIFGKGNKERMVPLVGSARRWIERFIDEARPSVAKEGVDQVFLSRNGRPMRRESLWKMIRKRGSRAGISQSRLHPHVIRHTVASHLLRRGMDLRTLQEFLGHESIGTTEKYLHFDQELRDVYDRSHPRA, from the coding sequence ATGACGTCCTTTTCTTCCATCCTAGGGCAATTTTTAAGCTATCTCTCTCTTGAGCTGGGGGAGAGCCAGAACACCTGCAAAGCTTACCGTGTCGATATAAGTCAATGGAACGATTTCTGTTCCCGATCGGGCAGGGATCCCGTCGCTTCCGACTCGGACCTTTACGGAAAATACGTCCACTATATGAGATCGATCGACCTTGCTCCGGCTACGATTCAGAGGAAGTGCGCCGCGGTCAGGACATGGATTAACTTCTTGGTCGTCGAGGGCTATGTCTCGGACGATGTTCCTATGCCGCCCTTGCCGGATAGGCCTAAAAGACTGCCTCAGCTTTTGACCGAAGGGGAGGTCTCCAGGCTTTTAGGGGCCTGTGACGGCGATCCAATGGGGTATCTGGACTTTAGGGATAGAGCCATATTGGAGACCCTTTACGGGTGTGGTCTGAGGGCCTCCGAATTATGTTCTCTCAAGTTGAGGGATCTTCAATTCGAGAGGGCCAGTATGATAATATTTGGTAAGGGTAATAAAGAGAGAATGGTCCCCTTGGTGGGAAGCGCTAGACGGTGGATAGAGCGTTTTATAGACGAGGCTAGGCCGTCGGTGGCAAAAGAAGGTGTCGACCAGGTTTTTCTGTCCAGGAACGGACGTCCAATGAGGCGAGAATCGCTTTGGAAGATGATAAGAAAAAGAGGCTCCAGAGCAGGTATATCTCAGAGTCGTCTTCATCCTCACGTGATAAGACACACCGTGGCCAGCCATCTTCTTCGAAGAGGCATGGATCTTCGGACCTTGCAGGAGTTTCTGGGGCACGAGTCCATCGGTACTACGGAAAAGTATCTTCATTTCGATCAGGAACTACGGGATGTCTACGACCGTAGTCATCCTAGAGCATAG
- the vorB gene encoding 3-methyl-2-oxobutanoate dehydrogenase subunit VorB has translation MAKVLMKGTEAIAEAAIQAGCRYFFGYPITPQNEIPEYMSAHLPEHGGIYIQGESEVASVNMILGAAATGYQVMTTSSSPGISLMSEGLSYIAGSELPAVVVNVMRGGPGLGGILPSQADYLQATKGGGNGDYHLMVFAPSTLQETVEVVQSAWDYAFKYRNPVMILADGFMGQMMEPVEITPHETERGDWKSWGLGNKGTREGKKRSLIKSMYLTAELLEAHNSKLQEKYDRMQKEDVKWEELHVEDAELVIASYGTTARIAKSAISHLRDQGYKVGMIRPITLFPFPYEPFEKLTDRVKHILDLEMNMGQMIDDVKIATKSRFPVSFYGRCGGVAPSVEEIENQCKQILG, from the coding sequence ATGGCTAAGGTACTAATGAAAGGAACCGAGGCGATAGCTGAGGCTGCCATCCAGGCCGGTTGCAGGTATTTCTTCGGATATCCCATCACACCGCAGAACGAGATCCCCGAGTACATGTCTGCTCACCTTCCCGAGCACGGAGGGATCTACATTCAGGGAGAGAGCGAGGTTGCTTCGGTCAACATGATATTGGGTGCCGCTGCCACGGGATACCAGGTCATGACCACGTCCTCCAGTCCTGGAATATCGCTCATGTCCGAGGGGCTCAGCTATATCGCCGGATCGGAGCTTCCGGCTGTCGTGGTCAACGTCATGAGAGGAGGCCCCGGTCTAGGAGGTATCCTTCCTTCGCAGGCGGACTATCTTCAGGCTACTAAAGGTGGCGGAAACGGAGACTATCATCTGATGGTATTCGCTCCCAGCACCCTTCAGGAGACGGTGGAGGTCGTACAGTCCGCCTGGGACTATGCCTTCAAGTACAGAAACCCGGTCATGATTCTGGCCGACGGTTTCATGGGACAGATGATGGAGCCGGTGGAGATAACCCCTCACGAGACGGAGAGAGGGGACTGGAAAAGCTGGGGACTGGGAAACAAGGGAACCAGAGAGGGCAAAAAGAGATCTCTTATCAAGAGCATGTACCTCACCGCCGAGCTTCTTGAGGCCCACAACAGCAAGCTTCAGGAAAAGTACGACAGAATGCAGAAAGAGGACGTCAAGTGGGAGGAGCTTCACGTAGAGGACGCCGAGTTGGTCATAGCCTCCTACGGAACTACCGCCCGTATCGCCAAGTCCGCCATAAGTCACCTGAGAGACCAGGGATACAAGGTTGGAATGATCCGTCCCATAACCCTGTTCCCCTTCCCCTACGAGCCCTTCGAGAAGCTCACCGACAGGGTTAAGCATATCCTTGATCTCGAGATGAACATGGGGCAGATGATAGACGACGTCAAAATCGCTACGAAGAGCCGTTTCCCCGTCAGCTTCTACGGTCGTTGCGGTGGAGTAGCCCCCTCGGTCGAAGAGATCGAGAATCAGTGCAAGCAAATTCTGGGATAG
- a CDS encoding thymidine phosphorylase, with product MFDVLRFIETKRDRRKHDKGDIEAFVTDALTGQVREYHVAAWLMAVYLNGMEEDELLSFTSALAESGKRVSFPKGLNCIDKHSTGGVGDKTSMVLVPLVASCGVPVAKLSGRGLGFTGGTVDKLESIPGFRVDMSLADFSDQVERIGCAIAGHSHDLAPAEALFYELRDVTSTVQSVPLICSSIVSKKIAGGASGFVFDVKYGSGALMESIQDAEVLAKSLVDVSDKLGFPSSALITSMEQPLGRWVGNSMEVFESMEVLRGGGPEDTVDLCLDLAGEMIFQGGRSDSPDSGRAMARNALDSGAGLRKFADLVKEQGGTEEVISHPERYLKHGPMVHEVKAEMPGFIHSVDTKSVGEAVRRIGGGRMNREDQVDPGAAIEIMAGIGDSVTVGQPLMRLYCNDRSLADSGVPYVTEAFSIREELPEVPKLVQERIGR from the coding sequence ATGTTCGACGTCTTGAGGTTCATAGAGACCAAAAGGGACCGAAGGAAACACGATAAAGGAGATATCGAAGCCTTCGTGACCGATGCTCTGACCGGACAGGTGAGGGAATATCACGTCGCTGCCTGGCTGATGGCGGTCTACCTTAACGGGATGGAGGAGGACGAGCTCCTGAGCTTTACCTCCGCTCTCGCCGAATCGGGAAAGAGGGTTTCCTTCCCTAAAGGGTTGAACTGCATCGATAAGCACAGTACCGGCGGTGTGGGAGACAAGACATCCATGGTTCTGGTCCCCTTGGTGGCCTCCTGCGGCGTCCCGGTAGCCAAGCTCTCGGGGAGAGGGCTTGGCTTTACCGGAGGTACTGTTGACAAGCTCGAATCGATCCCGGGGTTCAGGGTCGATATGTCTCTGGCAGATTTTAGCGATCAGGTTGAGAGGATCGGTTGTGCCATCGCCGGTCATTCTCACGATCTGGCGCCAGCGGAGGCCCTTTTCTACGAGCTCAGAGACGTGACCTCCACCGTTCAATCCGTCCCTCTCATCTGTTCGAGCATCGTGAGCAAGAAGATCGCCGGGGGAGCCTCCGGCTTCGTCTTCGACGTAAAATACGGTTCCGGGGCGTTGATGGAGAGTATTCAGGACGCGGAGGTTTTGGCGAAATCCCTGGTGGACGTATCCGATAAACTGGGTTTTCCAAGCTCTGCCCTCATAACCTCTATGGAACAGCCACTAGGAAGATGGGTAGGAAACTCCATGGAGGTTTTCGAATCCATGGAGGTCCTGAGAGGCGGTGGACCTGAGGATACGGTGGATCTGTGTCTGGATCTTGCAGGAGAGATGATCTTTCAGGGAGGTCGGTCCGATTCTCCCGACTCCGGTCGGGCCATGGCCCGAAATGCCCTCGATTCGGGAGCGGGACTGAGAAAATTCGCCGATCTCGTTAAAGAACAGGGTGGAACGGAGGAGGTTATCTCCCACCCTGAAAGATACCTTAAACATGGCCCGATGGTGCACGAGGTTAAAGCTGAAATGCCTGGCTTCATCCACTCGGTGGATACCAAATCCGTCGGAGAGGCGGTCCGCAGGATAGGCGGTGGACGAATGAACAGGGAAGACCAGGTGGATCCCGGTGCTGCAATAGAGATAATGGCCGGTATCGGAGATTCCGTTACGGTAGGCCAGCCTTTGATGAGGCTTTACTGTAACGATAGATCCCTGGCCGATTCAGGTGTCCCTTATGTGACGGAAGCTTTTTCCATTCGGGAGGAACTTCCCGAGGTGCCTAAGCTGGTTCAGGAGAGGATAGGAAGGTAG
- a CDS encoding S1 RNA-binding domain-containing protein, with the protein MSEDMQNYTNEENTTETMDESAPMTMEELLESTGGLEEIHRGKVVSGKVVDQVDGGWLVDVGYKCEGFLPTREWSHHILVDDNEEPELGQELQVQVVNIRQGEESQLIVSRWRCEFDRRWQELEEKISGQETFSVRGLRKVKGGLMVDCCSLEGFIPISHLAEEGRGVNPGKFIDEVFDVKLLEKDRRKRRLVLSRRTILDEELKEQRENFYRDVTEGTVLEGTVSSLTSFGVFVNLGPIDGLVHISELSWQRNAKPKDIAKKGDTVKVKVIGIDQEHNRISLSVKQTQSDPWETITERWKDGDTATGTVTNVTDFGAFVEVEPGIEGLIHIGDLSWTRIKHPKEVIKKGQEVETVVLNVDPVKKRLSLGYKQLNDPWDGIEDRYSRGQDIPVKVVRLADFGAFVELEKGVEGLIHISQLSTRRVEKPGDVLSEGQEVTARVIEVNPDDRRIRLSISALEEGDRRQRAPQGGARKKKSDGSNRPMTNFQSEEGPITLGDAFGEALGNLFDKD; encoded by the coding sequence ATGAGTGAAGATATGCAGAACTACACAAACGAGGAAAACACGACCGAGACCATGGATGAGTCCGCACCTATGACTATGGAAGAGCTTCTCGAGAGCACCGGTGGGCTTGAGGAGATCCACAGAGGCAAGGTGGTTTCCGGCAAGGTAGTGGACCAGGTCGACGGTGGATGGCTCGTGGACGTGGGCTACAAGTGCGAGGGTTTCCTGCCTACCAGAGAGTGGAGCCATCATATATTGGTCGACGACAACGAGGAGCCCGAGCTTGGACAGGAGCTTCAGGTCCAGGTGGTCAACATCCGTCAGGGCGAGGAATCTCAGCTTATCGTCAGCCGTTGGCGCTGTGAGTTCGATCGCAGGTGGCAGGAACTGGAGGAGAAGATCTCCGGGCAGGAGACTTTCTCCGTCAGAGGACTTCGCAAGGTCAAGGGCGGACTTATGGTGGACTGCTGTTCGCTGGAGGGATTCATCCCGATTTCCCATCTCGCCGAGGAGGGAAGAGGGGTAAACCCAGGCAAGTTCATCGACGAGGTCTTCGACGTAAAGCTTCTCGAGAAGGATCGTCGTAAGCGTCGTCTCGTGTTGTCCCGCAGGACCATACTGGACGAAGAACTCAAGGAACAGAGGGAAAACTTCTACAGGGACGTGACGGAGGGAACCGTTCTGGAAGGGACGGTCAGCAGCCTCACTTCCTTCGGAGTTTTCGTTAACCTCGGTCCTATAGACGGTCTCGTCCATATCAGCGAGCTTTCCTGGCAGAGAAACGCCAAGCCCAAGGACATCGCCAAGAAGGGCGACACGGTCAAGGTCAAGGTTATAGGCATAGATCAGGAGCACAACAGGATCTCTCTCAGCGTTAAACAGACCCAGAGCGATCCGTGGGAGACCATCACCGAGAGGTGGAAGGACGGCGATACCGCGACCGGAACGGTCACGAACGTAACCGATTTCGGTGCCTTCGTGGAGGTCGAGCCTGGAATAGAGGGCCTTATCCACATAGGAGATCTGAGCTGGACCAGGATCAAGCATCCTAAAGAGGTCATCAAAAAAGGCCAGGAGGTCGAGACCGTCGTCCTCAACGTGGATCCGGTCAAGAAGCGCCTCAGCCTCGGATACAAGCAGCTCAACGATCCGTGGGATGGCATAGAGGACAGATACTCCAGAGGACAGGATATTCCCGTCAAGGTCGTCCGTCTCGCCGACTTCGGAGCTTTCGTGGAGCTCGAGAAGGGCGTGGAGGGCCTGATCCACATATCCCAGCTCAGCACCAGAAGGGTGGAGAAGCCCGGGGACGTCCTATCCGAGGGGCAGGAGGTCACAGCACGGGTGATCGAGGTAAACCCCGACGATCGTAGAATTCGTCTCAGCATAAGCGCTCTCGAAGAGGGCGACAGGAGACAGAGGGCTCCTCAGGGCGGAGCTAGGAAGAAGAAATCCGACGGCAGCAACCGTCCGATGACCAACTTCCAGTCCGAGGAAGGTCCCATAACCCTAGGTGACGCCTTCGGCGAGGCTCTGGGTAACCTGTTCGACAAAGACTAG
- the fmt gene encoding methionyl-tRNA formyltransferase encodes MSCWFMGTGRFASLCLSRIVDLNLIPELVVTMPPRRGGRRGLAETPTPVDVLATERSLNVHRSIDVNSDRALLDRMESNGPSVILVIDFGQKVGEPFLSTPEYGCLNVHPSALPLYRGAAPVQRAIMDGAKETGVTVFRLVEKMDAGPILISQSTEIDSEETGGELLFRLAYIGGDLLNRGVHLLKEKGISLQDQDHLKATYAHKIDKAEALLSWEMSAVAFHNTTRALNPTPGAFTFFRDKRLKIWRTALTEKDLDDVVGAVRIDEEGFPVVRCSSGSVKLMEVQPEGRRAIDGKDWFKGSHLSEGDLLL; translated from the coding sequence ATGAGCTGTTGGTTCATGGGAACCGGGAGGTTCGCCTCCCTCTGCCTGAGCCGCATCGTGGACTTGAACCTCATTCCGGAATTGGTAGTGACCATGCCTCCCAGGAGAGGCGGTCGAAGAGGGTTGGCTGAAACCCCTACCCCTGTGGACGTCCTGGCTACGGAGCGTAGCTTGAACGTCCACAGATCGATAGACGTAAATTCCGACCGAGCTCTGCTGGATCGTATGGAGTCGAACGGTCCCTCGGTTATATTAGTGATCGATTTCGGCCAGAAAGTAGGAGAGCCCTTTCTCTCCACCCCGGAATACGGATGCCTGAACGTCCATCCTTCTGCATTGCCTCTTTACAGAGGAGCCGCTCCGGTTCAGAGGGCCATAATGGACGGAGCCAAGGAAACCGGCGTGACTGTCTTTCGTCTGGTCGAAAAGATGGACGCCGGGCCGATCCTGATTTCTCAGTCTACCGAGATAGATTCGGAAGAGACCGGCGGAGAGTTACTCTTTCGACTTGCATACATAGGTGGCGATCTTTTGAATAGAGGGGTACACTTATTGAAAGAGAAGGGAATTTCCCTTCAGGATCAAGATCACCTTAAAGCTACCTATGCCCACAAGATAGACAAGGCCGAGGCTCTTCTCTCTTGGGAGATGTCGGCTGTTGCTTTTCACAACACCACCCGAGCCCTCAATCCCACCCCGGGAGCCTTCACGTTTTTCCGTGATAAAAGGCTCAAGATATGGAGAACCGCTCTAACGGAGAAAGACCTAGACGATGTCGTCGGTGCGGTAAGAATAGACGAGGAAGGCTTTCCCGTAGTGCGTTGTTCTTCCGGTTCCGTAAAATTGATGGAAGTCCAGCCTGAGGGCAGGAGGGCCATCGATGGGAAGGATTGGTTCAAGGGTTCTCACCTTTCGGAAGGAGATCTTCTGCTATGA
- a CDS encoding NUDIX hydrolase: MDQRERLIASRSVYEGAILNLRVDDVIMPNGRETKREVVEHSPAVGIVAVQDGCLFLVEQFRYAVRTSLLEIPAGIVEKGESPVETACREIQEEIGYRADRMEEIGRLYTSPGFSEEELIFFWADGLSPSKLPADDDESIVVRKVPIPEVWDMIRDGTIRDGKTVAILSRLALEGKIAYH, from the coding sequence ATGGATCAAAGGGAGAGGTTGATAGCCTCCAGGTCGGTCTATGAAGGGGCTATACTGAACCTTCGTGTGGACGACGTGATCATGCCCAACGGGAGAGAGACCAAGAGAGAGGTCGTTGAACACTCTCCCGCGGTCGGAATCGTGGCTGTTCAGGACGGATGTCTGTTTTTGGTGGAACAGTTCAGATATGCGGTGAGAACCTCCCTCCTGGAGATCCCGGCAGGCATAGTCGAAAAGGGGGAATCCCCCGTTGAGACCGCTTGCAGGGAGATACAGGAGGAGATAGGCTATCGAGCCGACCGGATGGAGGAGATCGGGAGACTCTACACCTCTCCGGGGTTCAGCGAGGAGGAATTGATATTCTTCTGGGCCGATGGACTCTCCCCTTCCAAACTTCCCGCCGACGACGATGAATCGATCGTGGTCCGCAAGGTGCCTATACCTGAGGTTTGGGATATGATCCGAGACGGGACGATCCGAGACGGCAAGACCGTCGCGATCCTTTCCCGACTGGCTTTAGAGGGGAAAATAGCATATCATTAA
- a CDS encoding J domain-containing protein, with the protein MALILRLLRLLLPLFLFYLIGKILRSFIAVYMYQRSRGGGGSSGSGYGNPGGERSGSGGFSYDGRSTIDPYIVLGCSRSSSTDEIKKKYRELIAKYHPDRFVGMSLDDDFVKLASRKFQEIQAAYDSIRKERGF; encoded by the coding sequence ATGGCCCTTATCCTTCGGTTGTTGCGGCTTCTGCTTCCCCTGTTTTTGTTTTATCTGATCGGCAAGATATTGAGGAGTTTCATCGCCGTTTATATGTATCAGAGAAGCCGGGGAGGCGGTGGGTCCAGCGGATCCGGTTATGGAAATCCAGGCGGGGAGAGGTCTGGAAGCGGGGGTTTCTCCTACGATGGCCGTTCGACGATCGATCCCTATATCGTACTGGGTTGTTCCAGATCCAGTTCTACCGATGAGATAAAGAAAAAATACAGGGAGCTTATAGCCAAGTATCATCCCGATAGATTCGTTGGGATGAGTCTGGATGACGATTTCGTGAAATTGGCTTCGAGGAAATTTCAGGAGATACAGGCCGCCTACGACTCCATAAGAAAAGAGAGGGGTTTCTGA
- a CDS encoding purine-nucleoside phosphorylase: MIKKIDEALRTIKDRVGFTPDIAVVLGSGLGALADAIENPIVIPYEEIPHWPMSTAPGHAGRLVAGSFCGKSVVAMQGRLHFYEGYQMDQVVFPVRVFGRWGIPYFVASNASGGIGYGLVPGDMVLIHDHINLMGTNPLIGPNLSELGERFPDMSYAYDRDLLDIAEEVSRDKGITTRRGVYVAFTGPSYETPAEIRMARTLGADVVGMSTVPEVIVARQAGMKVFAVSCVANYAAGMTASALSEQEVLDEMGKAAGKLTALVGGVIEKLEM; this comes from the coding sequence ATGATCAAAAAGATAGACGAGGCGTTGAGGACCATAAAGGACAGGGTCGGCTTTACCCCGGATATCGCGGTGGTACTGGGTTCCGGGCTAGGAGCCTTGGCCGATGCCATAGAGAATCCCATAGTGATTCCCTACGAGGAGATCCCCCATTGGCCTATGTCGACGGCTCCAGGCCATGCCGGTAGGCTGGTGGCAGGGTCTTTCTGCGGTAAATCCGTCGTAGCCATGCAGGGAAGACTGCATTTCTACGAGGGCTATCAAATGGATCAGGTCGTCTTCCCGGTGAGGGTATTCGGAAGATGGGGAATACCCTATTTCGTGGCCTCCAACGCCAGCGGTGGGATAGGCTACGGTCTGGTGCCAGGGGATATGGTCTTGATACACGACCATATAAACCTCATGGGCACCAACCCTCTTATAGGTCCCAACCTCTCGGAGTTAGGAGAGAGGTTCCCCGATATGTCCTATGCCTACGACAGGGATCTTCTGGATATCGCCGAGGAAGTGTCGCGGGACAAGGGCATAACCACCAGGAGGGGGGTATACGTGGCCTTCACCGGGCCTTCCTACGAGACCCCGGCGGAGATACGCATGGCTCGTACCCTTGGGGCCGATGTGGTCGGCATGTCCACCGTGCCGGAGGTCATAGTGGCCAGACAGGCCGGAATGAAGGTCTTCGCCGTCTCCTGCGTGGCCAATTATGCGGCAGGTATGACCGCCTCGGCACTTTCCGAGCAGGAGGTCCTCGACGAGATGGGCAAGGCAGCGGGAAAGCTTACCGCCCTTGTCGGCGGGGTAATAGAGAAGCTGGAAATGTAG
- the ribB gene encoding 3,4-dihydroxy-2-butanone-4-phosphate synthase, which yields MELTYTPKCSCPVEQALSSLRRGDGVLVVDDRDRENEADLIFSARSLTEPQMTRLIRDCSGIVCLCMTEEKARSLDLPPMVSKNTSRYGTAFTVSIEAAEGITTGVSASDRLTTVKTASAEGAAPSDIHRPGHVFPLVSRPGGLLERRGHTEATVDLMRLAGLEPVGVLCELMDPDGSGEMAKGEAVEEYGSANGYPVLSVEEIVSFLRERG from the coding sequence ATGGAACTAACGTATACGCCCAAATGCAGCTGCCCAGTGGAACAGGCCCTTTCATCCCTCAGAAGAGGAGATGGGGTTCTTGTCGTCGACGACAGGGACAGAGAGAACGAGGCGGATTTGATTTTTTCCGCCCGATCCCTCACCGAACCACAGATGACCAGGCTTATCCGGGATTGCAGTGGCATAGTGTGTCTCTGCATGACCGAGGAGAAAGCCAGAAGCCTGGACCTTCCTCCGATGGTATCGAAGAATACCAGCCGTTACGGAACGGCTTTCACCGTCTCTATAGAGGCGGCGGAGGGCATTACCACCGGCGTGTCCGCCTCGGACAGACTGACCACCGTCAAGACAGCGTCGGCGGAGGGAGCGGCCCCTTCAGATATACATCGCCCCGGCCATGTCTTTCCTCTGGTGTCCCGCCCAGGAGGTCTCCTGGAGCGACGGGGACATACGGAGGCCACGGTCGACCTCATGAGGTTGGCGGGGTTGGAACCCGTCGGGGTCCTGTGCGAGCTTATGGACCCCGACGGATCGGGAGAGATGGCCAAGGGCGAGGCAGTAGAGGAATACGGATCAGCCAATGGTTACCCCGTACTGTCCGTAGAGGAGATTGTCTCCTTCCTCAGGGAGAGAGGCTAG
- a CDS encoding thiamine pyrophosphate-dependent enzyme: MAETKVYSRPETWTKGIHTHYCPGCGHGIAHRMICEVIDEMGIQEETVSMSPVGCAAMMYDYIDIDYVEAAHGRAPATATGIKRVLPDKFVFTYQGDGDLASIGMAEIVHAANRGEKFCTFFINNAIYGMTGGQMAPTTLIGQKATTCPQGRDPELAGFPMRMCEMLATLETPAYIERVSLAKPKYIMQAKKAFQKAFNYQKEGRGFCFIEVLSTCPTNWGMNPAEAFEWQIEKMIPYYPLGVFKDFE, translated from the coding sequence ATGGCTGAAACCAAAGTTTATTCTCGTCCTGAGACCTGGACAAAAGGCATACACACCCATTATTGTCCCGGTTGCGGTCATGGAATAGCCCACAGGATGATCTGCGAGGTCATCGACGAGATGGGCATACAGGAAGAGACCGTCAGCATGTCCCCGGTAGGATGTGCTGCTATGATGTACGACTATATCGACATAGATTACGTCGAGGCGGCTCACGGCAGAGCTCCGGCAACCGCCACCGGTATCAAAAGGGTCCTTCCGGACAAGTTCGTCTTTACCTATCAGGGAGACGGAGACCTGGCCTCCATCGGCATGGCAGAGATCGTCCACGCCGCCAACAGGGGGGAGAAGTTCTGTACCTTCTTCATCAACAATGCCATATACGGCATGACCGGTGGACAGATGGCACCTACGACCCTTATAGGTCAGAAGGCCACCACCTGTCCTCAGGGAAGGGATCCCGAGCTTGCCGGATTTCCCATGAGAATGTGCGAGATGCTTGCCACACTGGAGACCCCCGCCTATATAGAACGGGTCTCTTTGGCTAAGCCGAAGTATATAATGCAGGCCAAGAAGGCCTTCCAGAAAGCTTTCAACTACCAGAAGGAAGGCAGAGGGTTCTGCTTCATAGAGGTCCTCTCCACCTGTCCCACCAACTGGGGTATGAACCCGGCAGAGGCCTTCGAGTGGCAGATAGAGAAGATGATCCCCTACTATCCTCTGGGCGTCTTCAAGGATTTCGAGTAA
- a CDS encoding 4Fe-4S dicluster domain-containing protein, translating to MAKGRIEVAEEYCKSCGLCVAACPVKVLRISDHLNSKGHRPVEQYKEGCIGCGMCAISCPDAVIEVYKETE from the coding sequence ATGGCAAAAGGGCGAATAGAAGTCGCCGAAGAGTACTGCAAGAGCTGTGGCCTGTGCGTGGCCGCCTGCCCGGTCAAGGTGCTTCGTATCTCGGATCATCTTAACTCGAAGGGTCACCGTCCAGTGGAGCAGTACAAGGAAGGTTGTATCGGTTGCGGGATGTGCGCCATCTCCTGTCCCGATGCGGTCATCGAGGTCTACAAGGAAACGGAGTAG
- a CDS encoding 2-oxoacid:acceptor oxidoreductase family protein: MSDKFYMDLLAAGFGGQGIMMLGQLVAYSGIHQGRHVTWIPAYGPEMRGGTANCSCVVSSEEIGSPVVESADVVVVMNQPSLEKFAPRVKPGGYLIYNSDLVEYSSPRTDVTVLPVPAQTMAHDLGSDRVANIIMLGVIVKASGMVSENDALETIKEKLGAKKPKFLPMNLEAFDKGMSVAEELMNKK; this comes from the coding sequence ATGTCCGATAAGTTCTACATGGATCTTCTAGCCGCCGGCTTCGGCGGACAGGGAATAATGATGTTGGGACAGTTGGTAGCCTATTCGGGAATACACCAGGGGCGTCACGTGACCTGGATCCCCGCCTACGGTCCCGAAATGCGCGGGGGCACCGCGAACTGTTCCTGCGTTGTGAGCAGCGAGGAGATCGGATCTCCCGTCGTGGAATCCGCCGACGTCGTGGTTGTGATGAACCAGCCTTCGCTGGAGAAATTCGCTCCCAGGGTCAAGCCCGGTGGATATCTTATCTACAACAGTGATCTCGTTGAGTATTCCTCTCCCAGGACGGACGTGACGGTCCTTCCCGTTCCGGCTCAGACTATGGCCCACGATCTCGGAAGCGACAGGGTCGCCAACATAATAATGCTCGGGGTTATCGTCAAGGCGTCCGGCATGGTGTCCGAGAATGACGCTCTTGAAACCATAAAGGAGAAGCTTGGAGCCAAGAAGCCCAAGTTCCTTCCGATGAACCTCGAGGCCTTCGACAAGGGCATGTCCGTAGCCGAAGAGCTGATGAATAAAAAATAG
- the def gene encoding peptide deformylase: MSDRTIRIYPDPVLREPTKEIERFDDNFKSFLEEMESLMYEYDGVGLAAPQVGESLKVAVIAYEGKLHVLINPRIVDYDGRQVDQEGCLSFPGIFEDVARPASVVVEAQDENGEPYSIEAEGFLARAMCHEIDHLNGKLMIDHLSPMKREMVKKKLQKRKKEDL, encoded by the coding sequence TTGTCAGATAGGACTATAAGGATATATCCCGATCCAGTTCTCAGAGAGCCTACCAAGGAGATAGAACGGTTCGACGATAACTTCAAGTCTTTCCTCGAGGAAATGGAGTCTCTTATGTACGAGTACGACGGAGTGGGGCTGGCTGCCCCTCAGGTGGGGGAGTCCCTCAAGGTGGCGGTTATCGCCTACGAGGGTAAGCTTCACGTCCTGATCAACCCCAGGATAGTCGACTACGACGGTCGACAGGTAGACCAGGAAGGCTGTCTCAGTTTTCCTGGGATCTTCGAAGATGTAGCCAGGCCAGCTTCGGTAGTGGTGGAAGCCCAGGACGAAAACGGAGAGCCCTATTCAATCGAGGCGGAAGGCTTTCTCGCCAGAGCGATGTGTCATGAGATCGATCACCTGAACGGCAAACTCATGATAGATCATCTATCTCCTATGAAAAGGGAGATGGTCAAGAAGAAACTCCAAAAGAGAAAGAAGGAGGATCTATGA